A genomic stretch from Chryseobacterium sp. SNU WT5 includes:
- a CDS encoding IS1595 family transposase: MNIFSFGAEFSSEEDCISHFKAGRDKIGVSCKCGKTDFFWIKSRLSYECKSCRKRTALRSGTIMENSNLSFLVWYKAMFLMSATKKGFSAKEMQRQLGLKRYEPVWTMMHKLRKAMGKRDERYTLEGMIEMDEGYFTVESRELEQEKGIRGRGAVGKQNVAVMAESTPLENIETGETSKSCRYFKAIVLEDHTAEGINETIKESLAESSIVFTDQSTSYVDISQLVEIHISEKSSKETTKDTLRWVHIFISNAKRNLLGNYHKIKRKNLQLYLNEFVYKLNRRYFEDKLFDRLVLASITGV, translated from the coding sequence ATGAATATTTTTAGTTTTGGAGCGGAGTTTAGCAGTGAAGAGGATTGTATATCTCATTTCAAAGCAGGACGTGACAAAATTGGTGTTTCCTGCAAGTGCGGAAAAACTGATTTTTTTTGGATTAAAAGCAGATTAAGTTACGAGTGTAAATCTTGTAGAAAGCGAACTGCATTACGAAGTGGAACCATCATGGAGAATTCCAATTTGTCCTTTCTAGTTTGGTATAAAGCGATGTTTTTGATGAGTGCAACAAAAAAGGGATTTTCTGCTAAAGAAATGCAAAGGCAATTAGGTTTGAAGCGCTATGAGCCAGTTTGGACCATGATGCACAAATTGAGAAAAGCGATGGGAAAACGAGATGAAAGATACACTTTAGAGGGCATGATTGAAATGGATGAAGGGTATTTTACAGTTGAATCTAGAGAACTGGAACAAGAGAAAGGGATTCGTGGAAGAGGTGCAGTTGGAAAGCAAAATGTTGCAGTGATGGCGGAATCTACGCCATTAGAAAATATAGAAACAGGAGAGACATCGAAATCTTGTAGATATTTTAAAGCAATAGTATTAGAAGATCATACAGCAGAGGGAATTAATGAGACTATTAAAGAATCTTTGGCAGAATCCAGCATAGTTTTTACAGATCAAAGCACGTCATATGTTGATATATCACAACTTGTAGAAATTCATATTTCAGAAAAATCTTCGAAAGAAACTACAAAAGATACTTTGCGTTGGGTTCACATATTTATCAGTAATGCGAAAAGGAATTTATTAGGAAATTACCACAAAATAAAACGCAAAAACCTTCAACTTTATCTAAATGAGTTTGTTTATAAGTTAAATCGGAGATATTTTGAAGATAAACTGTTCGATAGACTTGTGCTAGCAAGCATTACAGGAGTATGA
- a CDS encoding TonB-dependent receptor domain-containing protein, with translation MQTFMSGKMIVVVTFLMAFFANAQITISGTVHFKNKGVRGISVTLKDTYDGATTDKNGFYTFQTTEKGNQILVFSNPKFADIETNIIIKDVSITSNTDLKEQISEIAAVVISAGSIEASDKKRATTLLSPIDIYTTAGADGQISAALTYLPGVQKIGETEGLFVRGGTGTETKIFMDGNLINNYFSASIPGIAGRDRFNTSLFKGNIFSSGGYSAIYGQALSGALILESVDLPETSSYDFGISPLFINGGLQKLSKDKTYSYGASLSYFNLAMVQDLLKYNTQFIKSPKGLGGDLNFRLKTKSGGIFKYYGNFDVNELVVRSSSLEPEVDETNTALKSNMLFQNLSFRQKFGRYLINAGMSYSYNDSDLNNSSFKNSLKTSEIDLVNKSNYLNFKTILERKINKISAVLTGFEFNNAAETTNFGKNYQDLISSGFVETDLGINNNLSFKIGARAEHSTYLNATNFAPRAAVAYRLSTGLTASFAYGTFYQNPESKYLNSNYPITFQKAEHYIFQLQKSSEGRSLRFESFYKKYGQLTKTSGNQFMQTAENNEGKGYAKGIEIFWRDKKTFNNIDYWISYSFLDTKRDFLNYPFSLTPGFAAKHTLSAVAKKFVTTWKTGFNLSYTYASGRPYYDIISQNKSNVIRHEGTLKDYSSLNFSLNYLPNLGNKNSKTFTVLVLSVSNILGNKNIYGYNFSNDGQRRSAVLPLTNMFVFVGAFISFGVDKTNDAINNNL, from the coding sequence ATGCAAACTTTTATGAGTGGAAAGATGATAGTGGTTGTCACCTTTTTAATGGCTTTTTTCGCTAATGCTCAAATTACCATTTCAGGTACAGTTCATTTTAAAAATAAAGGAGTTAGAGGCATTTCTGTGACTTTAAAAGACACCTACGACGGCGCAACTACGGACAAAAACGGTTTTTATACTTTTCAAACTACAGAAAAAGGTAACCAAATTTTAGTCTTCTCTAATCCTAAATTTGCAGATATCGAAACTAATATCATTATAAAAGATGTTTCCATTACTTCAAATACAGATTTAAAAGAGCAAATTTCAGAAATAGCAGCAGTTGTTATTTCAGCAGGTTCTATAGAAGCAAGCGATAAGAAAAGAGCCACAACACTACTGTCACCCATTGATATTTATACTACCGCAGGCGCAGACGGTCAGATTTCAGCTGCTTTAACTTACCTTCCTGGCGTACAAAAGATTGGTGAGACAGAAGGTCTTTTTGTTCGTGGTGGAACTGGTACAGAAACCAAGATATTTATGGACGGAAATTTAATTAACAATTACTTTTCTGCTTCTATTCCTGGGATTGCAGGACGTGACCGGTTTAACACTTCACTTTTTAAAGGTAATATTTTCTCAAGTGGTGGATATTCTGCGATTTACGGACAGGCACTTTCGGGAGCACTAATTCTAGAAAGTGTTGATCTTCCTGAGACGAGTTCTTATGATTTTGGAATTTCTCCTCTTTTTATTAACGGAGGACTACAAAAACTGAGCAAAGATAAAACCTATTCTTACGGTGCGAGCTTGAGTTATTTCAATTTGGCAATGGTTCAAGATCTTCTAAAATACAACACACAGTTTATCAAAAGTCCTAAAGGTTTAGGAGGAGATCTTAATTTTCGATTAAAGACAAAATCCGGAGGAATATTTAAATACTATGGTAATTTTGATGTCAATGAATTGGTAGTTCGATCTTCCAGTTTAGAGCCTGAAGTGGATGAAACAAATACAGCTTTAAAATCGAATATGCTTTTCCAGAATTTGTCTTTTCGGCAGAAATTCGGCAGATATTTGATAAATGCTGGAATGTCTTACTCGTACAACGACTCTGATCTGAATAACTCTAGCTTTAAAAACAGCTTAAAAACCTCAGAAATTGACTTGGTTAATAAAAGTAATTATCTGAACTTCAAAACGATATTAGAAAGAAAAATTAATAAAATTTCTGCAGTCCTCACAGGATTTGAATTTAACAACGCTGCCGAAACCACCAATTTCGGGAAAAACTATCAAGATTTAATCTCATCTGGTTTTGTAGAAACTGATCTCGGTATCAATAATAATCTGTCGTTTAAAATTGGTGCGAGAGCAGAACATTCTACTTATCTGAATGCAACTAATTTCGCGCCCAGAGCGGCTGTAGCATATCGATTATCAACCGGATTAACTGCTTCTTTTGCATACGGAACGTTCTATCAAAACCCAGAAAGTAAATATTTAAATTCTAACTACCCCATCACATTTCAGAAAGCAGAACATTACATTTTCCAGTTGCAGAAATCATCGGAAGGGCGAAGTTTACGTTTTGAATCTTTCTACAAAAAGTACGGTCAACTAACGAAAACTTCTGGAAATCAATTCATGCAAACTGCAGAAAATAACGAAGGAAAAGGATATGCAAAAGGAATCGAGATTTTCTGGAGAGACAAAAAAACTTTTAATAATATCGATTACTGGATTTCTTATTCATTCTTAGACACCAAAAGAGATTTCTTAAACTATCCCTTTAGTTTAACCCCTGGATTTGCAGCAAAACATACCCTGTCTGCAGTTGCAAAAAAATTTGTAACTACCTGGAAGACTGGATTTAATTTGTCCTATACCTATGCTTCTGGGCGTCCGTATTATGATATTATTTCCCAAAACAAGAGCAATGTTATCCGACATGAAGGAACTTTGAAAGATTACAGCAGTCTTAATTTCAGTTTGAATTATCTGCCAAATTTAGGCAATAAGAATTCTAAAACCTTTACCGTTTTGGTCCTAAGCGTTTCGAATATTTTAGGAAATAAAAATATCTATGGTTATAATTTCTCCAACGATGGACAAAGACGTTCCGCAGTTTTACCACTAACAAATATGTTTGTATTTGTAGGAGCTTTCATCAGTTTTGGCGTTGACAAGACCAATGACGCAATCAATAACAATTTATAA
- a CDS encoding superoxide dismutase family protein, which produces MKIATLSVLICSALLAVSCTTTKNYTVNSKSGTMTQGTANFEQKGKMVSLDMNIYKLSPGIHAVHIHEKGDCSASDASSAGGHWNPTSENHGKWGKDEFHMGDIGNLNADKDGTARLVFKTDKWCLGCSDPSKNIIGKSLVIHADKDDFHSQPTGNAGGRVGCVEIK; this is translated from the coding sequence ATGAAAATCGCTACACTTTCGGTGCTTATCTGCAGTGCATTATTGGCAGTATCATGTACCACAACCAAAAATTATACGGTAAATTCCAAAAGCGGAACCATGACTCAAGGGACTGCTAATTTTGAACAAAAAGGCAAAATGGTTTCCTTGGATATGAACATTTACAAATTATCTCCAGGAATTCATGCAGTACATATTCACGAAAAAGGAGATTGCTCCGCTTCAGATGCAAGCTCTGCTGGCGGACACTGGAATCCTACCTCAGAAAATCACGGGAAATGGGGAAAGGATGAGTTTCATATGGGAGATATAGGAAACTTGAATGCTGATAAAGATGGCACGGCAAGATTGGTTTTCAAAACCGACAAATGGTGTCTGGGATGTTCTGATCCTTCAAAAAACATCATAGGTAAATCTTTAGTTATTCATGCTGATAAAGATGATTTTCATTCTCAACCAACTGGAAATGCAGGAGGAAGAGTAGGATGTGTAGAAATTAAATAA
- a CDS encoding ATP-dependent Clp protease ATP-binding subunit — MDHQFSNGLDQVFKHSKNEARRLHSEFLNTEHFLLGMIKTENSAKEIMHNLGADLTQIKRKIETMSVASLNPFSIESEKVSFTKMADHAVKRSELECRQYQSTEINTVHLLLGILYKPEDPTTSILSSYDIDYERVTKEYQTMLKNSGQTPKMSAYDDDEEREEFGQMRKPTGNIGTGKSKTPTLDNFGRDLTTLAREGKLDPVIGREKEIERVSQILSRRKKNNPLLIGEPGVGKSAIAEGLALRIQQKKVSRVLYGKRVITLDLASLVAGTKYRGQFEERMKAIMTELEKNRDVILFIDELHTIVGAGSSTGSLDASNMFKPALARGEIQCIGATTLDEYRQYIEKDGALERRFQKVMVEPTTVEETIQILNQIKDKYEDHHNVTYTDEAILACVNLTARYITDRFLPDKAIDAMDEAGSRVYIKNMKVPTEIIDHENKIEIIKEQKQQAVKKQDYLEARKLKDEEERLQIELNLAQEAWDKDVKEKKETVSEESVAEVVSMMSGIPVTKVGKNELDKLAHMDEMLNGKVIGQPEAVKKVVKAIQRNRAGLKDPNRPIGTFIFLGTTGVGKTELAKVMARELFDSDEALIRIDMSEYMEKFAVSRLVGAPPGYVGYEEGGQLTEAVRRKPYAVVLLDEIEKAHPDVFNILLQILDEGFVTDSLGRKIDFRNTIIILTSNIGTRDLKDFGDGVGFGTIAKKTNTDARARSTIENALKKAFAPEFLNRIDDIVIFNNLEKEDITKIIDLELGKLYSRLEKLNYKVDLTDEAKEFIAEKGWDKDFGARPLKRAIQKYIEDLLAEMLVNKELSEGSTVILKLNEVKDGLEGEPTKKKTKTK; from the coding sequence ATGGATCATCAATTTTCAAACGGTTTGGATCAGGTGTTCAAACACAGTAAAAACGAAGCACGACGCTTACACAGCGAGTTTCTAAATACAGAGCATTTTCTTTTGGGAATGATCAAGACAGAAAACTCTGCTAAAGAGATCATGCATAATTTGGGGGCCGATTTAACCCAAATAAAAAGAAAAATCGAAACCATGTCGGTTGCCAGCTTAAATCCCTTTTCCATCGAAAGTGAGAAAGTTTCTTTTACAAAGATGGCTGATCATGCAGTAAAAAGATCAGAGCTAGAATGCAGACAATACCAGAGTACCGAGATTAATACGGTACACCTTCTCCTTGGCATTCTTTATAAGCCGGAAGATCCAACGACCAGTATTTTAAGCTCATATGATATTGATTACGAAAGAGTAACCAAAGAATACCAAACAATGTTGAAGAACTCAGGACAAACTCCTAAAATGAGCGCTTACGACGATGATGAAGAACGGGAAGAATTTGGACAAATGAGGAAACCAACTGGGAACATTGGGACCGGGAAAAGTAAAACGCCAACGCTGGATAATTTCGGCCGGGATTTAACGACTTTGGCCAGAGAGGGGAAATTGGATCCGGTGATTGGTCGTGAAAAAGAAATCGAAAGAGTTTCGCAAATTTTATCAAGAAGAAAGAAAAACAATCCACTTCTAATTGGTGAACCGGGTGTAGGTAAATCTGCTATTGCAGAAGGTTTAGCTCTAAGAATTCAGCAGAAAAAAGTTTCGCGCGTACTTTATGGTAAGCGGGTAATCACTTTAGATCTTGCAAGTCTGGTTGCCGGAACAAAATACCGTGGACAGTTCGAAGAACGCATGAAAGCAATCATGACAGAACTGGAAAAAAACAGAGATGTCATTTTATTTATCGATGAATTACACACCATAGTAGGTGCTGGAAGTTCTACAGGAAGTCTCGACGCTTCTAATATGTTTAAGCCAGCGCTTGCAAGAGGAGAGATTCAATGTATTGGTGCGACTACCCTAGATGAGTACAGACAGTATATCGAGAAAGATGGCGCACTTGAGCGCCGATTTCAAAAAGTAATGGTGGAACCCACTACGGTAGAAGAGACGATCCAAATTTTGAATCAAATTAAAGACAAATATGAAGATCACCACAATGTTACTTACACGGATGAAGCGATTCTCGCTTGTGTAAATTTAACAGCGAGATATATTACAGACCGCTTCTTACCAGATAAAGCAATTGATGCAATGGATGAAGCCGGGTCTCGGGTTTATATTAAAAACATGAAAGTTCCGACGGAAATCATCGATCACGAAAATAAGATCGAAATAATTAAGGAACAGAAACAGCAGGCGGTTAAAAAGCAAGATTATCTGGAAGCAAGAAAATTGAAGGATGAAGAAGAGCGTTTACAGATCGAGCTGAACTTAGCGCAAGAGGCTTGGGACAAAGATGTAAAAGAGAAAAAAGAAACTGTTTCGGAAGAAAGTGTGGCGGAAGTTGTTTCCATGATGAGCGGAATTCCAGTGACGAAAGTCGGCAAAAATGAACTGGATAAACTGGCTCATATGGATGAGATGCTGAACGGAAAAGTAATTGGGCAGCCAGAAGCGGTGAAGAAAGTCGTAAAAGCAATCCAACGAAATAGAGCAGGATTAAAAGATCCCAACCGACCTATTGGTACCTTTATTTTCTTAGGAACTACCGGTGTTGGTAAAACGGAACTTGCAAAAGTGATGGCTCGTGAATTATTTGATTCGGACGAAGCTTTGATCAGAATCGATATGAGTGAATACATGGAGAAATTTGCAGTATCTCGATTAGTAGGAGCTCCTCCTGGATATGTAGGATATGAAGAGGGAGGCCAGCTTACAGAAGCTGTTCGTAGGAAACCTTATGCAGTAGTACTTTTAGATGAAATAGAAAAAGCACATCCGGATGTATTTAATATATTATTGCAAATACTGGATGAAGGTTTTGTTACCGATTCCTTAGGAAGAAAAATTGATTTTAGAAATACCATCATTATACTCACTTCCAATATTGGAACCAGAGATCTAAAAGATTTCGGCGACGGAGTAGGATTTGGTACAATAGCGAAGAAAACCAACACGGATGCCAGAGCCAGAAGTACCATTGAAAATGCTTTAAAGAAAGCTTTTGCCCCTGAATTCCTGAATAGAATTGATGATATCGTGATCTTTAATAATCTTGAAAAAGAAGATATTACGAAAATTATCGATTTAGAATTAGGCAAATTATACAGCCGTTTAGAAAAACTGAACTACAAAGTTGATTTGACTGACGAAGCAAAAGAATTTATTGCTGAAAAAGGCTGGGATAAAGATTTTGGTGCTCGTCCGCTCAAAAGAGCGATTCAGAAATACATTGAAGATTTACTCGCTGAAATGCTCGTAAACAAAGAGTTATCTGAAGGAAGTACTGTAATTCTTAAATTGAATGAAGTGAAAGATGGTTTAGAAGGTGAGCCTACAAAAAAGAAAACCAAAACCAAGTAA
- a CDS encoding glycosyltransferase, whose protein sequence is MKVIVSAFSNLYTDQRIEKVCETLHNAGYEIKLIGNDWGGMEAVKRPYPVKLIAISSKSLKTAYAEFNWKLFKLLKQTADKNTILLANDLDALYPNYILAKKLGIPLVFDSHEIFSEMPAIQGKISQKIWRVLERKLVPEMKYMMTESFSYARWFSEKYSVDPIVIRNIPRRITERIEMLNNNPKILLYQGVINQSRGISQAILSLKFLTGVIFKIVGDGPKRVEYEQMVRDQNLENKVQFLGKLTPTELRKVTITADVALSIEENGGVSYLYSLPNKVSDCIQARVPLVMINFPEMMRVYNQFKVGEIVENHNPENLANKIKTVLENGRTFYQSELGKAAEELCWENEEPKILQLFKKVEKENF, encoded by the coding sequence ATGAAAGTTATTGTAAGTGCGTTCAGTAATTTATATACCGATCAAAGAATAGAAAAAGTTTGTGAAACTCTTCATAATGCGGGTTATGAGATTAAACTTATTGGAAATGACTGGGGTGGTATGGAAGCAGTAAAAAGACCTTATCCTGTAAAACTGATTGCTATTTCTTCGAAATCTTTGAAAACTGCTTACGCTGAATTTAACTGGAAACTTTTTAAATTACTCAAACAAACTGCGGATAAGAACACGATTCTTTTAGCGAATGATCTGGATGCTCTTTATCCTAATTATATTTTAGCGAAAAAATTAGGGATCCCATTAGTTTTTGACAGTCATGAGATTTTCAGCGAAATGCCTGCAATTCAAGGTAAAATATCTCAAAAGATATGGAGGGTTTTGGAACGTAAACTGGTCCCCGAGATGAAATACATGATGACGGAAAGCTTTAGTTATGCTCGGTGGTTTTCTGAAAAATACTCTGTAGATCCTATTGTTATAAGGAATATTCCAAGAAGAATTACTGAGAGGATTGAAATGCTAAATAATAATCCTAAAATTTTATTATACCAGGGTGTAATTAACCAGTCAAGAGGAATTTCACAAGCTATTCTATCACTCAAATTTTTGACTGGAGTCATCTTTAAAATTGTGGGTGACGGTCCGAAGAGAGTTGAATATGAACAAATGGTAAGAGATCAAAATCTTGAGAATAAAGTACAGTTTTTAGGTAAACTCACCCCAACTGAACTTCGTAAAGTAACTATAACAGCTGATGTTGCATTAAGTATTGAAGAAAATGGCGGGGTAAGCTATTTGTATTCTTTACCGAATAAGGTTTCCGACTGCATCCAGGCAAGAGTTCCGTTGGTGATGATTAATTTTCCCGAGATGATGCGTGTTTACAATCAGTTCAAAGTGGGGGAAATTGTAGAGAATCACAACCCGGAAAATTTGGCAAATAAAATTAAAACTGTTCTTGAAAATGGAAGAACATTTTATCAATCTGAACTGGGAAAAGCAGCAGAAGAACTTTGTTGGGAAAATGAAGAGCCAAAGATTCTTCAACTGTTTAAAAAGGTAGAGAAGGAAAATTTCTAA
- a CDS encoding SufE family protein, translating to MTIKEKQQEIVEEFAFLEDWEQKYEYIIDLGKELKGLPEDKKNEGNLIKGCQSKVWVDAEFKEGKLFFEADSDGILPKGIVSLLVSIYSGHSTQEILDSDFKFIEEIGLQEFLSPSRANGLMAMTKQIKFYAVAFQIKN from the coding sequence ATGACTATCAAAGAAAAACAACAAGAAATTGTAGAAGAATTTGCCTTTCTAGAAGATTGGGAACAAAAATATGAGTACATAATCGATCTCGGAAAGGAATTGAAAGGTCTTCCTGAGGATAAAAAAAATGAGGGAAACTTAATAAAAGGTTGTCAGTCCAAAGTTTGGGTTGATGCCGAGTTCAAAGAGGGTAAATTATTTTTTGAAGCGGACTCTGATGGTATTTTACCAAAAGGAATTGTATCCTTATTAGTTTCCATATACAGCGGACATTCTACTCAGGAAATTTTAGATTCTGATTTTAAATTTATAGAAGAAATAGGGCTGCAGGAATTTCTTTCTCCCTCGCGGGCTAATGGATTAATGGCGATGACCAAACAGATTAAGTTTTACGCAGTAGCTTTTCAAATAAAAAATTGA
- a CDS encoding glycosyltransferase family 9 protein, translating to MRILAYRFSAFGDVAMTAPVFIEFLQQNPNVEIIMVSRNNFKDLFEGIPNLIFKGINVDDYRGVFGLRKLGKSLLKEFKPDYIADLHDVIRTKALNLFFTKNDFKVFKINKGKEEKELLTDIWNLNKIPLKPTSERYADVFRSMGFNLQLSHQYRRDPSIIKNGIGIAPFAQHKGKMLPLEKTFEVVRILAAKHKVYFFGGGKNEVSVLNDWQQQISNTENLAGKLSLKEELQKISELEVMISMDSANMHLASLMGTRCISIWGATHPYAGFLGYGQSQTDIVQVKDLTCRPCSVFGDRECYRGDWACLHEISIQKIIDLI from the coding sequence ATCAGGATTTTAGCATACCGGTTTTCAGCTTTTGGTGATGTCGCGATGACAGCACCAGTATTTATTGAATTCCTTCAGCAAAACCCCAATGTAGAGATCATTATGGTCTCTAGAAATAATTTTAAAGATCTATTTGAGGGTATACCAAATCTTATTTTTAAAGGCATTAACGTTGATGATTACAGAGGAGTTTTTGGGTTAAGAAAACTGGGCAAATCGTTACTTAAGGAATTTAAACCAGATTATATTGCCGATCTCCACGATGTTATCCGGACTAAAGCACTCAACCTCTTTTTCACAAAGAACGATTTTAAGGTTTTTAAAATTAACAAAGGGAAAGAGGAAAAAGAACTCCTTACAGATATCTGGAATTTGAATAAAATTCCATTGAAACCTACCAGCGAAAGATATGCTGATGTTTTCCGGTCGATGGGTTTTAATCTTCAACTTTCGCATCAGTACAGGAGGGACCCTTCAATCATTAAGAATGGAATCGGTATTGCGCCCTTTGCTCAACATAAGGGTAAAATGCTTCCATTAGAAAAAACCTTTGAGGTGGTAAGAATATTGGCTGCTAAACATAAAGTCTACTTTTTCGGTGGTGGGAAAAATGAAGTCTCCGTTTTAAATGATTGGCAGCAGCAAATTTCTAATACAGAGAATTTAGCGGGAAAACTAAGTCTGAAAGAAGAGTTGCAGAAGATTTCTGAACTGGAAGTAATGATTTCTATGGATTCGGCAAATATGCATCTAGCTAGTTTAATGGGGACCCGATGTATATCGATCTGGGGTGCAACCCATCCATATGCGGGTTTTCTAGGTTATGGTCAAAGTCAAACAGACATAGTTCAAGTCAAAGATTTAACGTGCAGACCATGTTCTGTGTTCGGTGATCGGGAATGCTATCGCGGGGATTGGGCCTGTTTACATGAGATATCTATTCAAAAGATTATTGATCTTATCTAA
- a CDS encoding mannose-1-phosphate guanylyltransferase: MSKSNNYCVIMAGGIGSRFWPMSTQKYPKQFQDILGTGRTMIQQTFDRISKIVAPENIFVITNKEYISLTEEQLPQLQSANIVGEPMMKNTAACNIFMAKKIAHINPDANIIVLPADHLILKENTFLEKVQLAFNLAAKNDYLITLGIEPTRPDTGFGYIQFVEKKNSEYFKVKTFTEKPDLEIAKTFLESGDFLWNAGIFIWNVQSILSAFTEHLPEMTQNFDSCDYNTENEIGCINVIYPKVNKISIDNGILEKAQNVYVIPSDLGWSDLGTWTSVFENAEKDSFNNAVKSKHIVTYNSTGNVIKLKNENKAAVIDGLENYIIVDTDTALLICPRDNDQLIKDYIQDLKTIKKGEKFL; the protein is encoded by the coding sequence ATGTCCAAATCAAACAATTACTGCGTTATCATGGCAGGAGGAATCGGCAGTAGATTCTGGCCTATGAGTACCCAGAAATACCCCAAACAATTTCAGGATATTTTAGGAACGGGCCGAACGATGATTCAGCAAACTTTCGATAGAATCAGCAAGATTGTAGCGCCCGAAAATATCTTTGTAATTACGAACAAAGAATATATTTCTCTTACAGAAGAACAACTTCCACAATTACAAAGCGCAAATATTGTCGGTGAGCCGATGATGAAAAACACGGCAGCTTGTAATATTTTTATGGCCAAGAAAATTGCCCATATTAATCCGGATGCCAATATCATTGTTCTTCCTGCAGATCATCTAATTTTAAAGGAAAACACCTTTTTGGAGAAGGTGCAACTTGCCTTTAATCTAGCCGCAAAAAACGATTATCTAATTACTTTAGGTATTGAACCTACCCGCCCAGACACTGGATTTGGTTATATTCAGTTTGTAGAAAAGAAAAATTCTGAATACTTCAAAGTTAAAACGTTTACTGAAAAGCCAGATCTGGAGATTGCAAAGACTTTTTTGGAAAGTGGTGACTTTCTTTGGAATGCAGGGATATTTATCTGGAATGTACAATCAATTCTATCAGCTTTCACCGAGCATTTACCGGAAATGACTCAAAATTTTGACAGTTGTGATTATAACACTGAAAATGAGATCGGATGTATTAATGTGATCTATCCAAAAGTAAACAAGATTTCTATTGATAACGGAATTCTGGAAAAAGCACAGAATGTTTATGTAATTCCATCTGATTTGGGATGGAGCGATTTAGGAACCTGGACTTCTGTGTTTGAAAATGCGGAAAAAGACTCCTTTAATAATGCCGTAAAGTCAAAGCACATTGTGACCTATAACTCGACAGGAAATGTTATTAAACTTAAAAATGAAAACAAAGCTGCTGTGATAGATGGGCTGGAAAATTACATTATTGTAGATACTGATACTGCACTTTTAATATGTCCACGAGATAATGACCAACTGATAAAGGATTATATACAAGATTTAAAAACGATAAAGAAAGGCGAGAAATTTCTTTAA
- a CDS encoding SprT-like domain-containing protein: MSISLLEKHLPENTLSYLKNWFADYSIHIKITKDRNSKLGDYRKMPDHSHQITINSTLQPQLFFFVLTHELAHLIAFEKYGRRISAHGAEWKNTFRIMLLESLAIYDDDLKAIILKFSKSPKANFMSSPDLVRYFHIEDCEDESSYIEDLNAGDHFTYKNQIYIMEEKRKKNYLCLQTKSGKKYIFKPLARVEKLS, from the coding sequence ATGTCCATTTCTCTTTTAGAAAAACACTTACCGGAAAACACTTTATCGTATTTAAAGAATTGGTTTGCTGATTATTCTATTCATATCAAAATAACGAAAGACCGTAATTCAAAATTAGGGGATTATCGGAAAATGCCGGATCACTCTCATCAGATCACCATTAATTCCACTTTGCAACCGCAACTTTTCTTCTTTGTACTTACCCATGAACTGGCGCATTTAATTGCTTTTGAAAAATATGGGCGTCGGATCTCGGCTCATGGAGCAGAATGGAAAAATACTTTCAGAATTATGCTTTTAGAAAGTTTAGCGATTTATGATGATGACTTAAAGGCAATCATTTTGAAGTTCTCGAAATCCCCGAAAGCCAATTTTATGTCGAGTCCGGATTTAGTAAGATACTTCCACATTGAAGATTGCGAAGATGAAAGTTCATACATTGAAGATCTAAACGCCGGCGACCATTTTACCTATAAAAATCAAATTTATATCATGGAGGAGAAGAGGAAAAAAAACTATCTTTGCCTGCAAACCAAGTCAGGAAAAAAATATATTTTTAAGCCATTAGCAAGAGTAGAAAAATTAAGTTAA